The sequence TCTGTGCTGTCATTGTCTGATCAGGAACAGAatatacagtaggctatgtACTGGTTAGTCATACAGTTAGCTCACAGTCAACTCAGACCCAGCACACTATAAAAGATCAAGTTTTTTTTAGCTATCTGCCTGTTTACCAAGTATTATGCAAAGTTcccaactagggctgcaactaatgattattttcattgtcgatttaaactgttcattattttctttcctcctttgaggagtaaagaaacaagaaaatattcacatttaagaagctggaatcagagaaatttgacttttctttcttaaaacaatactcaaaccgattaatccattaaagaaatagttgttgattaatttaattgttgacaactaatcgattaatcgttgcagctctagtcgcAACACCAGCATGTTCATACATGAGACATGTTGATTTGAATTTACTAAATTTGTATGGAGCGCTGAGCTATAACCAAATAACCTCGAGCATATCTCTTATAAATTAGCAAAGTTGCACAGCTACCAGTGGCAGAGAGGGAACACATGATGAGCAAATAAAACACTGCTTCATAGATATATGGCAAGTGGAATCACACACTGCACAAACCCTGATACATCTACATCTGTCTTCTTCAGGTGACTGCTGCTGCCGCTCTGCAAAACCAGACTGGAAATTCTGTGGCTGTTTGGATTCGTTGCCTTCGATGTTGAAGCTGAAAGGAGGATTTGGATCCACTTCTGTATCCAGTTAGTGTGAGCTGCAAGGATTTTTATTCACACAGGACCAAGAGACCTGAACTGATGTTGTTGAGCCTTTGAATAGAGGCCAAAAAAGCTACAAATACACTGAGCTCAGTCACGTGTTTTAGTGCATTTGGTGCATTACATTCATTTCCTCTGCATATTTGCCCCCAACTCAAGCCACCTTTATCGGGATAACATACGGAGCAACCCTGTGAAACAAGTCATTTTCCGCTGGTCCTGACGAAATAAGGACTGAAAGGATTGTCAGGTGGATTCCGTCTTCTCCGTGGTGGTGGCGACTTTATTCAGCAGGCTGGGAGTGGCATCAGGATGCCTGAACTGGACGACTTTCCCCCCCTGAGGGGTCCGAGAGGCCCCGAGCAGGGCCTAAATGGTCCAGCAGACCCACTTCGGATTCAGCACGGCATCCTGGAGGAGCAGGTGGAGCTGTGGTGGTTCAGAGATCCTGGGAAGTCTCTGCTCTGCTACTGCGTGGCTGTACTTCTAATCCTGGGCTGCGGGCTGGGCGGGGTCGGCCtcctctccaccaccaccagcgtCTCAAGCGAGTGGCGGCTGGGCGTGGGCACGGCCCTCTGCCTGCTGGCCCTGGGGGTCCTGCTCAAACAGCTGCTCAGCTCGGCCGTGCAGGACATGAATTGCGTTCGAAGCCGACAGCGGATCAATATGTTAAAAAGTGGCGGTTTATCTGACCTCCTTGTGGTTTTGATCACAGGGCTGTCGCTGGTGATCTGTGGAGGGGTCCTACTACGCCTGGCCTTGGCTAACCACATGCCGAAGCCTGGCCAAGCCCTTAATGACATGTACATCTCCGGAGTGGTTTTGCTAGCTGGAgggggggctgcagttgtgggcgTTGGAATATACTCTGTTGTGGTCGTCCTGCTTGAGAGGACGAGGCACGGACGAAGGCTGGTGGACCGGGTGTTGAATATCTTCACTGTTTCTGGACACATGGACCGCCAGGGTCGCAGAGAGACTACCTCCAGTCTGGCTAATCTCATATGAGACACTACGACAGTGTATTTTTGCTCTCCATGTCAGAACATTTAGCCTCAACTAAATTAGAGCAGCCCAAAATATTACAAGAAATCTGAAGATTCAGCCCTTAACATGCTTCAGCTTTGTGTATGAGGCAAAATGATGAAATTTGTAATATGTGCTTGGTGACGATGTCCGCATTAAGCAATCAAATCTCAGTCACAGAGCGAGGATGAAAGGACTGAGGAGTAACACACTGACGGCTATGCTCACAATGCAGCTGAAAATGTCCCAATTCAGATTTATTTCTCAACATGTGACAAATTCAGATGCTGTGCTATGTAATGTACACATGAGTGACATCTGAAAGCTTAAATCAGCATTTTATTTAAGTTCTATAAATCTTACTTATTATTACTAACCATTCACATAGGACAAATGCCAACATTTTGGTGCCTGTGGCAGTTTGGTATAGAGGGAGTGTTAGTATGCAGGACAGCAACAAAAGCATGGAACAGAAGTTTTAAAAACGTTGACCCAAGTGGTATTTAGGGAGATTCAGTGAAATGAAAAGCACATATATCAGCTGAAACACATCTTAAACTAAAGGGAGAAGTGCAATCTTTTGATATTATTGTTATCGGACTGATGCAGCTGTCTGGAATCAAACACAAAGGCCTGTGGTGTGAGCATGGCCTATACAATGAAATTGGTCATTTGGTTTATACTGTATGAAGCTCTTCTCCACAGCACTTCTACACAGATGAAGAGACAGAAACATTGCCAAAGTCGACAAAAGAGAGTGATAAGAGGGGTCAGCTACAAATTGGACTGTCACACATTCAAGATAATTCATCAGTTATAAACATGTATCCTATAAAAGTGTCCTTGGGCCAcactgatcactacctgctccaTTATTGTACCATAACATGAATAAGAACACCAGCTGAAAGGCTAACATGTAAATGGCagaatgagtgaatgagtgatAGATGGGACAacgtaaatatataatatatataaaaacatatttttaaattatcttTGTGATTCCTGCACCTCCCTCACTCTGTCCATGTTCATATGAAGATATGAACATATTCAGCTGACACATTTGAGGATGGTCAATAGCTCAGTGAGGCTAAACTCTGGATAACTGGAATGACTTCTCCCTGTGATCTCATTTCTTTCCtcagtttaataataatataccatAATATATTCAGTATAGGGCAGTGGTGTTTGTCACAGACCTGGTCGAAACATTTGGCCGCCTGTACACATGATACAAGACAACATGATTGTTGCAGAATTACATCACAGCACTTAAGAATGTATggattatttgtgtttttgtgcatcaACGCAGTATTGTCTTCACCTCGTTTtccttaaacctgctttaatcTATATTTTTGATATTAACATCGAATCAAATTACTCTATGTAGGCTTGATGTAAAATGGTCATTCATGATTGTGCTGAAGTCATGGAGAATCAGAGTTTTTTTTAGCCTCTTAGCTGTTTTTATTATATGGATGAGTCTCATTGCTCTCATTGATCCTTGTTGGAAACACTTTCAGCCataaagctctgataaaccccaCTGTACACCACCTACACACCACCAACGGGCAAACAACTATGATGAACTCGCTAGCATCTCGCTAGCTAAAGATCCAAATATTTTCCtgaggagttggtggagaccaaatcAGAGCTAAAAGGATAAAGAGCTACTGGATTTACATTTATCAGAAACCGAACTCTATATAAATGTGTCTGTTGAATGTGTAAGTAGGGAATGGCTGCAGTCCATAAACACAGTTTGGACTTGTCATTGTCAACTTTTGTTATTTCAAAGGTGGATGTTTCTAACGAGTTGCAGATTCACATGGCAGCAtcgagcacacacacaagcagcggACAGTCATTAatcaaagaaagcaaataaatgtatttcccaaagcgtttaacttttatttattaaagagGTGGCGTTTTCAAAAGGCAAAGAGTGTTTGGTGAACTAACCAGCTACGTAGTCTACAGGTTTTCAAGCACTCTGTgagggttgtgtctagaaggtaacccgcatgTTGTGAAACTCTCGCgaaatggttgaggttaggcattgacccaAGCCCTGAGGAAGAACACCAGGCTTTGTAgcaaatttttgtagtggccaaatggtggaattacaactttttcccattgacttacattaaagaagagacatctgtaaatcagaggatatatatatatatatttaaagtaaCTTAACTTCCAATAACAAACACTTTAATAGCCCTTAAATAATTAGGTCCTATAATTTGTAAAACTACACTAATTGCCGAAACCAGTTATTTttcttcctccattcatgtgaatgagaccgaggctggaccgagAGCTGGGAGGCCGGGTTGAAGGAAACGCTACTATGCccgctctatgggcccaatggatgcagaagatcgacGGAAGTAACTTTATACTCCGAAGCCaaactttttttgcttcatgtgcCACTAAGCAATGTTGAGCAACGGGGCCTacctccaacactgtatccagttctctttatacatccatgcattGACcgtgaatagttaaggttaggataggttgtcggaCAGCGGGTCTCTGTGAGAGTTTCACAGGTTTTCataacttgtgggttaccttctagacgcgACCCTCTGTGAGGCTCTCTTTCCCTTCGTGATGTTGGAGGAGACTGTCCTGGTGCATTCTGGGAAAGGTTTTGAAGGGGCATAAAATACATAAGATGACATAAAACTGTCCTAATGAATCTCAGGTCAGGTGCTGTGATTGCTAACAAATTCAACATGAGAGGTTAATGCAATAGTGATATGGTGTGTATCAGTCagcttgattgattgattgccCTCTGATGGCTAAGATCAAGATAGATAGCTGCAATCTTGCCATGACAAAGTTTGGATGGCGTCATATATTTCTACCGAAAATGTGACATACATTCAAGAAACTGGGATCCTTTTACAAGATGTACAGAAAGAGTAAGAGGATGAGTCAGCAGCACAATTCCTTTGACTCTAAGTTATATGGATATGTTTATAGTGAGAGTAACTTCAATTTATTTAAATCCCTGAAgcacttaagtaaaagaaagGAGGCACATTATTTCGATTTGGATCAATTTGAAGAATCTCAGTGCACGTCTTTAAAAATGGTttacaaaaaatgtgtttaattttcGCATGAGGCTGCAGTTTGGGGGACAATTGTAGACCTCTGATATATTCGATGTAGCCTATTATCAGCTCAGATAACAGCTCATTATCATTCCTCACAAAGCAGAGAAGGAGAAATAActgttggggggaaaaaaaatcagtgaaATTAAATCCATTACATCCACTCGGCCAGTCATAGAATTTCAATGCACTTGCAAAAGTTTGAACCGAGTTGTCAATATGCGTCATCATCTTTCAGTAAATTATGTGAATTTCCAGTATGCTGACATTGCTGCATTGTTATTATTGAGTC comes from Sebastes fasciatus isolate fSebFas1 chromosome 5, fSebFas1.pri, whole genome shotgun sequence and encodes:
- the tmem125a gene encoding transmembrane protein 125; this translates as MPELDDFPPLRGPRGPEQGLNGPADPLRIQHGILEEQVELWWFRDPGKSLLCYCVAVLLILGCGLGGVGLLSTTTSVSSEWRLGVGTALCLLALGVLLKQLLSSAVQDMNCVRSRQRINMLKSGGLSDLLVVLITGLSLVICGGVLLRLALANHMPKPGQALNDMYISGVVLLAGGGAAVVGVGIYSVVVVLLERTRHGRRLVDRVLNIFTVSGHMDRQGRRETTSSLANLI